In Muribaculum gordoncarteri, the genomic window AAAGCGGGTATATGCCTCCGACGCCAACTTCCTGCTCGTGAAAGTAGATGATGCCGATGCCCTATACGCTTGGCTGCGCGATGCAGGCGTCATAGTGCGCAACCGCTGCCGTGTACACCTTTGTGCCGGATGCCTCAGGATAACGGTAGGCAGCGACAACGAAAACCGATTGTTAATTGAAAAAATAGAGGAATATGACCGACGCTGACACCCAACGACCGCGAGTACTCTTTATCGACCGTGACGGCACACTCATAGTGGAGCCTCCAGTGGATTTTCAAGTCGACTCACTTGAAAAACTCGAATTAATGCCCGGCGCACTGCGTGCAATGCACTTCATTGCGTCACGACTGCCTTTTGAGCTTGTCATGGTCACCAACCAGGACGGACTCGGCACCGAACTCTTTCCCGAGGATACCTTCTGGCCGGCCCACAACAAGATGCTGAAAGCCTTTGCCAACGAAGGCGTGACATTTGACGACATAATCATAGACCGCACCCTGCCCGAAGATAACGCGCCGACACGCAAACCCGGCACGGCATTGCTCGGTAAATATATGTCGGGCGATTACGATTTGTCAGGTTCGCGGGTTATAGGCGACAGGCTGACCGATGTCATGCTTGCCCGCAACCTCGGGTGCAAGGCCATACTCTTGCGTGAGCCAACTCCCGAATTGATGAAGGAGATTGCCGATGCCGGACTAAGTGACGCGGTGGAACGCGTAACGCCGTCATGGGACGATGTGACGGTCACGCTTCAAGGAGGCACGCGCCGCGCATCGGTAAGCCGCGTCACTTCCGAAACCAAAATAGAGATAACCGTCGACCTCGACGGAACCGGAAAGGGCAACATAACAACCGGAATAGGCTTCTTCGACCACATGCTCGACCAGATAGCACGACACTCAGGCATCGATCTCGACATAACGGTGGAAGGTGACCTCCATGTCGACGAACATCACACCGTCGAAGACACCGCGATAGCTCTCGGCGAAGCGTTACGCAAGGCATTGGGCGACAAGCGCGGTATCGAGCGTTACGGATTCGTGCTGCCGATGGACGACTGCCTCTGTACGGTTGCCGTTGACTTCGGAGGGCGACCATGGCTGGTGTGGGATGCTCAATTCAAGCGCGAGCGCATAGGCGACATGCCCACCGAAATGTTCATGCACTTTTTCAAGTCGCTGAGCGACAACGCGCTGATGAATCTATTCATACGCGCAGAGGGTATCAACGAACATCACAAAATCGAAGGCATATTCAAGGGGCTGGCAAGAGCTTTGCGTCAGGCGATAAAGCGTGACCCGTTACACTTCACGTTGCCGTCGACCAAAGGCACACTGTGACATCAACCTTTGAAGTAACGCATCATGGTGCGCCTTATCGAAATGATGTTGACAACGGTGATCAGCAGCATTATGGCTAATCCCGTGACAATAGCAGGCCATGGCGATGTCGACGACAACCCAAGCGACGATAACGCTCCGCCCCAAAGGTGACGCCCCACAAGCACTACCGCAATCGCCGCTACAAGCACAACGATGTTGATAGCCACCACCATGCGGCAATAGCGGCTCGACACCATGCCCGGCGAATAACCGAGAAGCATCAGGTCGTGCAACTTTGTGCGATTTTTCTGCAAAAGCAGGTAGATGCTCAACATCAGGATGAAGAACGACAGCAGGCTTATTATAGCACCTACGACAATCACTACGGCCGTCACTACCGAAAGGAAGTAGGCGGCCTTTCCATTGTCGGCCTTGTCGCCTGCACTTTCGTAACCGTGGCTCTGAAGGAACTCCTTTATGACAGGGTCGCCGGGACGGCTCACTTCGATTATAAGGCGCGAAGGAGGCGACACCGGTTCTTCGGCAAACCGCTCATTGGCCCACTCCATAAACTGTTCAGGCACGGCGATGGTATTGAGGCGTGACGAAAATCCCACGATACGCGCCGGCAACCACTGCTGCCGTCCGTTACCGCTTACCGACACCTTCAACGGCACCATCCCTATCATGGCCTCGCTCAACTGAGGCAATCCGCGTGACGATGCAAATCCAAAGTTATATAACGACAGATAGTCCTTGCTCAAGATTATGGGCACAACCGGAT contains:
- the hisB gene encoding bifunctional histidinol-phosphatase/imidazoleglycerol-phosphate dehydratase HisB, with translation MTDADTQRPRVLFIDRDGTLIVEPPVDFQVDSLEKLELMPGALRAMHFIASRLPFELVMVTNQDGLGTELFPEDTFWPAHNKMLKAFANEGVTFDDIIIDRTLPEDNAPTRKPGTALLGKYMSGDYDLSGSRVIGDRLTDVMLARNLGCKAILLREPTPELMKEIADAGLSDAVERVTPSWDDVTVTLQGGTRRASVSRVTSETKIEITVDLDGTGKGNITTGIGFFDHMLDQIARHSGIDLDITVEGDLHVDEHHTVEDTAIALGEALRKALGDKRGIERYGFVLPMDDCLCTVAVDFGGRPWLVWDAQFKRERIGDMPTEMFMHFFKSLSDNALMNLFIRAEGINEHHKIEGIFKGLARALRQAIKRDPLHFTLPSTKGTL
- a CDS encoding ABC transporter permease translates to MKDIVWRLLKRNISAGQLIGYAVANFVGLSIVLTAIQFYRDVTAVWDDDDSFISRDYMIISRKVEGLGSLTGKSDATFSDADITEIESQPWVRRVGEFTASSFNVAASVEMGGRGMSTALFFESIPSEFFDVMPSEWDFDPADPVVPIILSKDYLSLYNFGFASSRGLPQLSEAMIGMVPLKVSVSGNGRQQWLPARIVGFSSRLNTIAVPEQFMEWANERFAEEPVSPPSRLIIEVSRPGDPVIKEFLQSHGYESAGDKADNGKAAYFLSVVTAVVIVVGAIISLLSFFILMLSIYLLLQKNRTKLHDLMLLGYSPGMVSSRYCRMVVAINIVVLVAAIAVVLVGRHLWGGALSSLGLSSTSPWPAIVTGLAIMLLITVVNIISIRRTMMRYFKG